A window of the Cystobacter fuscus genome harbors these coding sequences:
- the nagZ gene encoding beta-N-acetylhexosaminidase yields the protein MSNDLYRDCARLFMVGFPGPRIDDDFATLMDDGLFGAILFKRNVGTAQETAALCREIKSRADRPFILSVDQEGGRVARLRGEPFTPLPSMRELGQRQDLALVERVGRLLAHELRAVGFDWNFAPVLDVDTNPTNPVIGDRSFSRDPDEVARLGVALARGLEAGGVASCGKHFPGHGDTTTDSHLTLPRLPHDLERLRRVELVPFRAFAQAGLASLMTAHVLFDALDPKVPATMSPRALNGLLREELGFDGVLVSDDLEMKAIAGHYSVEEAAVQGTLAGVDLFLVCHQADVQRRAIEALVRAVESGRVPRERIAEAHRRLARLESRFAHGPEDRLATLGGEEHRALAQGLASAFSGKDPTEVMLASRRA from the coding sequence ATGAGCAACGATCTCTACCGGGACTGCGCCCGGCTCTTCATGGTGGGCTTTCCCGGCCCCCGCATCGACGACGACTTCGCCACCCTGATGGACGACGGTCTCTTCGGCGCCATCCTCTTCAAGCGCAACGTGGGCACGGCCCAGGAGACGGCCGCCTTGTGCCGGGAGATCAAGTCCCGGGCGGATCGTCCCTTCATCCTCTCCGTGGACCAGGAGGGCGGCCGGGTGGCGCGGCTCCGGGGCGAGCCCTTCACCCCCCTGCCCTCCATGCGCGAGCTGGGCCAGCGCCAGGACCTCGCCCTCGTCGAGCGCGTGGGACGGCTGCTCGCGCACGAGCTGCGCGCGGTGGGCTTCGACTGGAACTTCGCGCCCGTGCTCGACGTGGATACCAACCCCACCAACCCCGTCATCGGCGATCGCAGCTTCAGCCGGGACCCGGATGAAGTGGCGCGCCTGGGCGTGGCCCTCGCACGGGGACTCGAGGCCGGCGGCGTGGCCTCGTGCGGCAAGCACTTCCCGGGACACGGCGACACCACCACGGACAGCCACCTCACCCTGCCCCGGCTGCCACATGACCTGGAGCGCCTGCGCCGTGTGGAGCTGGTGCCCTTCCGCGCCTTCGCCCAGGCGGGGCTCGCGTCCCTGATGACGGCCCACGTGCTCTTCGACGCGCTCGATCCGAAGGTGCCCGCCACCATGAGCCCCCGCGCACTCAACGGCCTGCTGCGCGAGGAGCTGGGCTTCGACGGGGTGCTGGTGAGCGATGACCTGGAGATGAAGGCCATCGCGGGCCACTACTCGGTGGAAGAGGCCGCGGTGCAGGGCACGCTGGCCGGAGTGGATCTCTTCCTCGTGTGCCACCAGGCGGACGTGCAGCGCCGCGCCATCGAGGCGCTGGTGCGCGCGGTGGAGTCGGGCCGCGTTCCCCGCGAGCGCATCGCCGAGGCCCACCGCCGCCTGGCCCGGCTCGAGTCGCGCTTCGCGCATGGCCCCGAGGATCGGCTCGCCACGCTCGGCGGCGAGGAGCACCGCGCGCTCGCCCAGGGGCTCGCCAGTGCCTTCAGCGGGAAGGATCCCACCGAGGTGATGCTGGCGTCCCGCCGCGCCTGA
- a CDS encoding Rpn family recombination-promoting nuclease/putative transposase — MPGPHDLFARYTFGRPERAEAELRAVLPAQLVSAVDWSTLRLEPGSVVDPELRETESDLLFTARLRSGRPLLLYVLLEHQSSVDKWMALRMLRYVVRQVERWRQEHPECSGLPVILPLVMYHGPEGAWSALRRVEDLFELPGESEEERAHWRAWVPRFEYLLDDLTAEREEALKARPGPPLARLAWLVLHYGRTGELARKLPEWVGLFAQVQAAPEGAEHLRVVIRYLLWTGDKAVHNATGQVLHSVLDEQRTEELMRSYGEELIEQGRQQGLAQGLAQGLEKGLVRGREEGLARGMSRGRAESILRILALRGIHVEEGARQRILDCTDLDTLDNWFDRALQATTLSEVLDGGAHASGRKDS, encoded by the coding sequence ATGCCCGGTCCTCATGACCTCTTCGCCCGCTATACCTTTGGCCGCCCCGAGCGGGCCGAGGCCGAGTTGCGTGCCGTCCTGCCCGCCCAGCTCGTCTCCGCGGTGGACTGGTCGACTCTGCGCCTGGAGCCCGGCAGCGTGGTGGATCCGGAACTGCGCGAGACCGAGAGCGACCTGCTCTTCACCGCCCGCCTGCGCTCGGGCCGCCCGCTGTTGCTGTACGTGCTGCTGGAGCACCAGTCCTCGGTGGACAAGTGGATGGCGCTGAGAATGCTGCGCTACGTGGTGCGTCAGGTGGAGCGCTGGCGCCAGGAGCACCCGGAGTGCTCGGGGTTGCCCGTCATCCTCCCGCTGGTGATGTACCACGGGCCCGAGGGGGCCTGGAGCGCGCTGCGGCGGGTGGAGGACCTGTTCGAGCTGCCGGGGGAGAGCGAAGAGGAGCGGGCACACTGGCGAGCGTGGGTGCCACGCTTCGAGTACCTGCTCGATGACCTGACGGCGGAGCGGGAAGAGGCGTTGAAAGCACGCCCTGGGCCTCCACTGGCCCGGCTGGCGTGGTTGGTGCTGCACTACGGGCGTACGGGGGAACTGGCGCGCAAGCTGCCGGAGTGGGTGGGCCTGTTCGCCCAGGTGCAGGCGGCTCCAGAAGGCGCCGAACATCTGCGGGTGGTCATCCGTTACCTGCTGTGGACCGGGGACAAAGCCGTCCACAACGCTACAGGTCAGGTGCTACATTCAGTCCTGGATGAGCAACGCACGGAGGAGTTGATGCGGAGCTATGGCGAGGAACTCATCGAGCAGGGACGTCAGCAGGGCTTGGCTCAGGGCTTGGCTCAGGGGTTGGAGAAGGGGTTGGTGCGAGGCAGGGAAGAGGGTCTGGCACGGGGGATGAGCCGAGGACGTGCCGAGTCCATCCTGCGGATTCTCGCCCTCCGGGGGATTCACGTGGAGGAAGGCGCCCGGCAGCGCATCCTCGACTGCACGGACCTGGACACGCTCGATAACTGGTTCGACCGGGCCCTCCAGGCCACGACCCTCTCCGAGGTGCTGGACGGCGGGGCCCACGCGTCAGGGCGAAAGGACTCGTGA
- a CDS encoding MarR family winged helix-turn-helix transcriptional regulator: MDEVESPASLDEQVCYAIYSASLAIQRAYKPVLDELEITYPQYLVLNVLWREDEQSVGRIAERLALESSTLTPLLKRLETAGLVRRIRNPEDERQVLIALTEKSRALRSRAGCLGERLLSASGMSMERLARLNAEVRELRDSIYRSIGGWSPGGD; encoded by the coding sequence ATGGACGAAGTCGAGAGCCCGGCGAGCCTGGACGAGCAGGTCTGCTACGCGATCTATTCCGCGAGCCTGGCGATCCAGCGCGCCTACAAACCGGTGCTGGACGAGCTGGAGATTACCTACCCGCAGTACCTGGTGCTGAACGTGCTCTGGCGCGAGGACGAGCAGAGCGTCGGCCGCATCGCGGAGCGTCTCGCCCTGGAGTCCAGCACGCTCACGCCCCTGCTCAAGCGGCTGGAGACGGCGGGCCTGGTGCGCCGGATACGCAATCCCGAGGACGAACGGCAGGTGCTGATCGCCCTCACCGAGAAGAGCCGCGCCTTGCGGTCGCGAGCCGGCTGCCTGGGCGAGAGGCTGCTCTCGGCCTCTGGCATGTCGATGGAACGGCTGGCCCGGCTGAATGCCGAGGTGCGCGAGCTGCGCGACAGCATCTATCGCAGCATCGGCGGCTGGAGCCCGGGCGGCGACTAA
- a CDS encoding serine/threonine-protein kinase, with translation MDNDKTAPSAPGLDLERLSRGTLIAGRFAIEHLAGRGGMGVVYRAWDGVTGRPVALKLLHALGSPESAFRFNREALLMQGLHHPGLVAHVAHGATERGQPFLAMEWLEGEELARRLTREPLSLPETLALVRRAAEALAHAHQQGIVHRDIKPSNLFLRAGRPEDVVVLDFGLARYAVPTIMGVTGSSTVVGTPGYMAPEQASSQPEIPPAADVFSLGCVLYECLTGQPPFAAPHFAAALAKILFAEPAPLHALRPGLPLSLQVLVDRMLAKEPRRRLSDASALLEALMALESVPALPRPHGEEGPERASLTHAAQEVVSVLLVSFPRPAHEGELTHDMVARDSLRALLVPHGAQVELLADGSLVVSLAMERGTATDQAALAARCALRFKERWPEAVVVLVTGLGVLQERLPVGAAMERAGRLLRRMSRVDAPQVAMDEVTAGLLGAGFQLERMDSGAFVLRGEQSGADASRPLLGKPTPCVGRERELALLELTFNECVEEPTARAVLVTAPAGMGKSRLRHEFLRRLEQRESPPLMLVGRGDPMSRGTSYGLLGMALRGLCGIVDAQPPEEQRARLSQRIARHLPRARELGTVEFLGELCAIPFDAQAHPHLRPARSDPRLMSTQMGRALQAFLEAECAHHPVVLVLEDLHWSDALTVRYVDEALRELAERPFLVLALARPEVRELFPQLWARRLQEVPLHGLSRKAGARLVREVLGAQVPDALVRRLVDLSDGNALFLEELIRMADEGRGTEAPETVLAVLQSRLTRMAPGARQVLMAGSIFGRSFWSGGVAALLGPTVERETLALHLRELVAQELIEPRSDSHLPSEDEYRFRHALVRDAAYGLVPEGYLPEGHRLAGSWLEQLGEGDALVLATHHHLGQQPERALFFYTQAAERLFDLYDMPGTMRCVEAALACGAEGGEFIQLRALQSMVDFWSDDLSRSLALGAEVVDALEAGGRPWCWLVGGQIFGATYLGLNPVRAARLNEQLWRTRPDPKAGSAYTWAIACRGLSLVFAGARGELEDWLGRMRRETGDGIARGWTHYMDGFFHHLFEAAPWRALLLAEQGTREFRELGLERDALIQQTLSGLTLGALGDVSGAVARMREVLGAGRALEAHLAVGGAQQYMTLVLVRSPDPEHLREAEALARGWVDIEDAYAFRRGMAHAVLAQVRAREGQLPEAEVHARQACALLMTYRADVLYARGILSSILLARGHALEAREVAALGVRELEESRGQGVYAVSIRLALAEACFGLGEGSRAEEALRAALRCVWARARDIPEPGPRERFLLQISENARTLALARERWGEDGLRAERAAWEDAAGS, from the coding sequence ATGGACAACGACAAAACGGCTCCCTCCGCGCCCGGGTTGGACCTCGAGAGGCTCTCCCGGGGCACGCTCATCGCCGGGCGCTTCGCGATCGAGCACCTGGCGGGACGTGGCGGCATGGGCGTTGTCTACCGGGCGTGGGATGGCGTCACGGGTCGGCCGGTGGCCCTCAAGCTGCTACATGCGCTCGGCTCTCCGGAGTCCGCCTTCCGCTTCAACCGCGAGGCCCTGCTGATGCAGGGGCTGCATCACCCGGGGCTCGTCGCCCACGTGGCCCATGGTGCCACCGAGCGCGGCCAGCCCTTCCTGGCCATGGAGTGGCTCGAGGGCGAGGAGCTCGCGCGGCGCCTGACGCGTGAGCCGCTGAGCCTCCCGGAGACGCTCGCCCTGGTGCGCCGGGCCGCCGAGGCCCTGGCCCATGCCCACCAGCAGGGCATCGTCCACCGCGACATCAAGCCCTCCAACCTCTTCCTGCGCGCGGGTCGCCCCGAGGACGTGGTGGTGCTGGACTTCGGCCTCGCGCGCTACGCGGTGCCAACGATCATGGGGGTGACGGGCTCGAGCACCGTCGTGGGCACTCCGGGGTACATGGCGCCGGAGCAGGCCTCCAGCCAGCCGGAGATTCCTCCCGCCGCGGATGTCTTCTCGCTGGGGTGCGTGCTGTATGAGTGCCTCACGGGCCAGCCGCCCTTCGCCGCGCCCCACTTCGCCGCCGCCCTGGCGAAGATCCTCTTCGCCGAGCCCGCCCCCCTGCACGCGCTGCGTCCCGGACTGCCCCTGAGCCTGCAGGTGCTGGTGGATCGCATGCTGGCCAAGGAGCCCCGGCGGCGGCTGTCGGACGCGTCCGCCCTGCTCGAGGCCCTGATGGCGCTGGAGTCCGTTCCCGCGCTGCCGCGGCCCCACGGAGAGGAGGGCCCCGAGCGCGCCAGCCTGACCCACGCCGCCCAGGAAGTCGTGAGCGTGTTGCTGGTGTCCTTTCCCCGCCCGGCGCACGAAGGGGAACTCACCCACGACATGGTGGCACGCGACTCGTTGCGCGCCCTGCTCGTACCCCATGGCGCACAGGTGGAGCTGCTGGCGGATGGCTCGCTGGTGGTCTCGCTGGCGATGGAGCGGGGCACGGCCACGGACCAGGCGGCGCTGGCGGCGCGGTGCGCGCTGCGGTTCAAGGAGCGCTGGCCCGAGGCCGTGGTGGTGCTGGTCACGGGGCTGGGGGTGCTCCAGGAGCGGTTGCCGGTGGGAGCCGCGATGGAGCGGGCGGGCCGGCTGCTGCGGCGGATGAGCCGGGTGGACGCGCCCCAGGTGGCGATGGACGAGGTGACGGCGGGGCTGCTGGGTGCGGGCTTCCAGTTGGAGCGCATGGACTCCGGCGCCTTCGTGCTGCGAGGGGAGCAGTCGGGCGCGGATGCGTCCCGGCCCCTGCTGGGCAAGCCCACGCCGTGCGTGGGCCGGGAGCGGGAGCTGGCCCTGCTGGAGCTCACCTTCAACGAGTGCGTGGAGGAGCCCACCGCGCGGGCGGTGCTGGTGACGGCGCCCGCGGGCATGGGCAAGTCCCGGCTGCGCCACGAGTTCCTGCGTCGCCTCGAGCAGCGGGAGTCTCCACCCCTGATGCTGGTGGGGCGGGGCGATCCGATGAGCCGGGGCACGTCGTATGGCCTGCTGGGCATGGCGCTGCGGGGGTTGTGCGGCATCGTGGACGCGCAGCCTCCGGAGGAGCAGCGCGCGCGCTTGTCCCAGCGCATCGCCCGGCACCTGCCACGCGCGCGGGAGCTGGGGACGGTGGAGTTCCTGGGGGAGCTGTGCGCCATCCCCTTCGACGCGCAGGCCCATCCCCACCTGCGCCCGGCGCGCAGCGATCCCCGGCTGATGAGCACCCAGATGGGCCGCGCGTTGCAGGCCTTCCTGGAGGCCGAGTGCGCCCATCATCCGGTGGTGCTGGTGTTGGAGGATCTGCACTGGAGCGACGCGTTGACGGTGCGCTACGTGGACGAGGCGCTGCGGGAGCTGGCCGAGCGGCCCTTCCTGGTGCTGGCGTTGGCTCGGCCCGAGGTGCGGGAGCTGTTTCCCCAGCTCTGGGCCCGGCGTCTGCAGGAGGTGCCGCTGCACGGCTTGAGCCGCAAGGCCGGCGCGCGGTTGGTTCGCGAGGTGCTCGGTGCCCAGGTGCCGGACGCCCTGGTGCGGCGCCTGGTGGATCTGTCCGATGGCAACGCGCTCTTCCTGGAGGAACTCATCCGCATGGCGGACGAGGGGCGTGGCACGGAGGCGCCGGAGACGGTGCTCGCGGTGCTCCAGTCGCGCCTGACGCGCATGGCGCCCGGAGCGCGTCAGGTGCTGATGGCGGGCAGCATCTTCGGCCGGTCCTTCTGGTCGGGCGGGGTGGCCGCGCTGCTGGGCCCCACGGTGGAGCGCGAGACGCTGGCGCTCCACCTGCGCGAGCTCGTGGCGCAGGAGCTCATCGAGCCGCGGTCCGACAGCCACCTGCCCTCCGAGGACGAGTACCGCTTCCGCCACGCGCTCGTGCGGGACGCGGCCTATGGGTTGGTGCCCGAGGGCTATCTTCCCGAGGGTCACCGGCTGGCGGGCTCCTGGTTGGAACAGCTGGGCGAGGGGGATGCGCTGGTGCTCGCCACGCACCACCACCTGGGCCAGCAGCCCGAGCGGGCGCTCTTCTTCTACACCCAGGCGGCCGAGCGGCTCTTCGATCTGTATGACATGCCGGGGACGATGCGCTGCGTGGAGGCGGCGCTGGCGTGTGGTGCCGAGGGCGGCGAGTTCATCCAACTGCGTGCGCTTCAGTCCATGGTGGACTTCTGGTCGGATGATCTCTCCAGGTCCCTGGCGCTCGGCGCGGAGGTGGTGGACGCGCTGGAGGCCGGAGGCCGGCCGTGGTGCTGGCTGGTGGGCGGACAGATCTTCGGTGCCACCTATCTGGGCCTGAATCCGGTGCGGGCGGCGCGCTTGAACGAGCAGCTCTGGCGCACCCGTCCGGACCCCAAGGCGGGCAGCGCCTATACCTGGGCCATCGCTTGCCGCGGGCTCTCGCTCGTCTTCGCCGGCGCGCGTGGGGAGCTGGAGGACTGGCTCGGCCGGATGCGGCGGGAGACCGGGGACGGAATCGCGCGAGGGTGGACGCACTACATGGATGGCTTCTTCCACCACCTCTTCGAGGCCGCGCCCTGGCGTGCCCTGCTCCTGGCCGAACAGGGCACGCGGGAGTTTCGCGAGCTGGGCCTGGAGCGCGACGCGCTCATCCAGCAGACCTTGTCGGGGCTGACGCTGGGGGCGTTGGGGGATGTGAGTGGCGCCGTGGCGCGGATGCGCGAGGTGTTGGGGGCGGGCCGCGCGCTGGAGGCCCATCTCGCGGTGGGCGGGGCCCAGCAGTACATGACGCTGGTGCTGGTGCGCAGCCCGGACCCCGAGCACCTGCGGGAGGCCGAGGCCCTGGCGCGCGGATGGGTGGACATCGAGGACGCCTACGCCTTCCGGCGGGGGATGGCGCACGCCGTGCTGGCCCAGGTGAGGGCGCGCGAGGGCCAGCTGCCCGAGGCCGAGGTCCACGCCCGGCAGGCGTGTGCGCTGCTGATGACGTATCGGGCCGACGTCCTCTATGCGCGTGGCATCCTCAGCTCCATCTTGCTCGCCCGGGGCCACGCCCTGGAGGCGCGGGAGGTGGCGGCGCTCGGGGTCCGGGAGTTGGAGGAGTCCCGTGGCCAGGGCGTGTACGCGGTGTCCATCCGTCTGGCATTGGCGGAGGCGTGTTTCGGGTTGGGCGAGGGCTCGCGGGCGGAGGAAGCCCTGCGCGCGGCCCTGCGCTGCGTCTGGGCTCGCGCCCGGGACATTCCCGAGCCGGGCCCGCGTGAACGCTTCCTGCTCCAGATCTCCGAGAACGCCCGCACGCTGGCGCTGGCCCGCGAGCGCTGGGGCGAGGATGGGCTCCGCGCGGAGCGGGCCGCCTGGGAAGACGCGGCGGGAAGCTGA
- a CDS encoding alpha/beta fold hydrolase has product MNRTLRTLVSAAALLVAGLAVAAPAGNPAPIKNVVLVHGAFADGAGWRGVYDELTARGYRVSIVQNPLTSFEDDVAATQRVLNRQDGPAILVGHSYGGSVITQVGESPKVAGLVYVAAFAPEVGQSSLDQYAELPPPPNFVTEEQPDGFAFLKGETFRAGFSADVSKKDAAFLRDSQVPIAMAALKAKVTTAAWKTRPSWFIVATEDGAIAPELLRRTAKRIGARTTEVKGSHVVFLTQPKAVADVIDSAARGVSSAAR; this is encoded by the coding sequence ATGAACCGCACGCTTCGTACCCTCGTCTCGGCCGCCGCCTTGCTCGTGGCCGGCCTCGCCGTGGCCGCTCCCGCCGGTAACCCGGCCCCCATCAAGAACGTGGTCCTCGTCCACGGGGCCTTCGCCGACGGCGCTGGCTGGCGCGGCGTGTACGATGAACTTACCGCTCGGGGCTACCGGGTCAGCATCGTCCAGAACCCGCTGACGTCGTTCGAAGACGACGTGGCCGCCACCCAGCGGGTCCTGAACCGTCAGGACGGGCCCGCCATCCTGGTGGGCCACTCCTACGGAGGCAGCGTCATCACCCAGGTGGGTGAAAGCCCCAAGGTCGCGGGCCTCGTTTATGTCGCCGCCTTCGCGCCCGAGGTCGGCCAGTCCTCGCTTGATCAATACGCCGAGCTTCCCCCGCCGCCGAACTTCGTGACCGAGGAGCAACCCGATGGATTCGCCTTCCTGAAGGGCGAGACGTTCCGGGCTGGCTTCTCGGCCGACGTGAGCAAGAAGGACGCGGCCTTCCTGCGTGACTCACAGGTTCCGATCGCCATGGCCGCTCTCAAGGCCAAGGTCACGACCGCGGCGTGGAAGACCCGGCCCAGCTGGTTCATCGTGGCGACCGAGGACGGAGCCATCGCGCCGGAGCTGCTGCGGCGGACGGCCAAGCGGATCGGAGCCCGGACGACCGAGGTGAAGGGCAGCCACGTGGTGTTCCTGACCCAGCCCAAGGCGGTCGCGGACGTGATCGACTCCGCGGCGCGCGGGGTGTCGTCCGCAGCACGCTGA